The following coding sequences are from one Klebsiella sp. RIT-PI-d window:
- the fadB gene encoding fatty acid oxidation complex subunit alpha FadB — MLYKGETLYLDWLEDGIAELVFDAPGSVNKLDTATVASLGQALDVLENQRDLKGLLLRSSKAAFIVGADITEFLSLFLVPPEQLSQWLRFANTVFCRLEDLPVPTVSAISGYALGGGCECVLATDYRLATPDLRIGLPETKLGIMPGFGGSVRLPRLLGADSALEIIAAGKDVSADRALKIGLVDGVVKAEKLRDGAIAILRQAISGDLDWKAKRQPKLEPLHLSKIEATMSFTIAKGMVMQTAGKHYPAPLTAVKTIEAASRHGREEALELENKSFVPLAHSTEARALVGIFLNDQYVKGKAKKLTKDVEAPTQAAVLGAGIMGGGIAYQSASKGVPVIMKDINEKSLTLGMNEAGKLLNKQLERGKLDGLKLAGIISTIQPTLHYADFDRADIIVEAVVENPKVKKAVLAETEDKVREDAVLASNTSTIPISELASVLKRPENFCGMHFFNPVHRMPLVEVIRGEKTSDETLAKVVAWASKMGKTPIVVNDCPGFFVNRVLFPYFAGFSQLLRDGADFRNVDKVMEKQFGWPMGPAYLLDVVGIDTAHHAQAVMAAGFPQRMQKDYRDAIDALFDAGRYGQKNGLGFWRYKEDSKGKPKKEQDEAVAGLLADVSETKHDFSDDEIIARMMIPMVNEVVRCLEEGIIASPAEADMALVYGLGFPPFHGGAFRWLDTIGSAKYLDMAQQYQHLGPLYAVPEGLKQKARHNEPYYPQVEPARPVGELKTA, encoded by the coding sequence ATGCTTTATAAAGGCGAAACGCTTTACCTTGACTGGCTGGAAGATGGCATCGCCGAACTGGTGTTCGATGCGCCAGGTTCGGTCAATAAACTCGACACTGCAACCGTCGCCAGCCTCGGACAGGCGCTTGATGTGCTGGAAAATCAACGCGATTTAAAAGGGCTGCTGCTCCGTTCCAGTAAAGCGGCGTTTATTGTAGGCGCTGATATCACCGAATTTCTCTCACTGTTTCTCGTTCCGCCAGAACAGCTGAGTCAGTGGCTGCGATTTGCGAACACTGTTTTTTGCCGCCTGGAGGATCTGCCGGTTCCGACTGTCTCCGCTATCAGCGGCTACGCCTTAGGCGGCGGCTGTGAGTGCGTGCTGGCGACGGATTATCGTCTGGCAACGCCAGATCTGCGTATCGGCCTGCCCGAAACCAAACTCGGTATTATGCCAGGATTTGGCGGCTCGGTACGTCTGCCGCGCCTGCTCGGCGCTGACAGCGCGCTGGAAATTATTGCTGCCGGTAAAGATGTCAGTGCCGATCGGGCACTGAAAATTGGGCTGGTTGACGGCGTTGTAAAGGCAGAAAAATTGCGTGACGGCGCTATTGCCATCCTGCGGCAGGCTATTAGCGGCGATCTGGACTGGAAAGCGAAACGCCAGCCTAAGCTGGAGCCGCTGCATCTTAGTAAAATCGAAGCCACCATGAGTTTTACCATTGCCAAAGGCATGGTGATGCAGACGGCGGGTAAACATTATCCTGCCCCTCTTACCGCGGTAAAAACCATCGAAGCCGCTTCACGCCATGGCAGGGAAGAAGCGCTGGAGCTGGAAAATAAGAGCTTTGTTCCGCTGGCCCACTCGACTGAAGCACGGGCGCTGGTCGGGATATTCCTTAACGATCAATACGTGAAAGGTAAAGCGAAAAAGCTGACTAAAGATGTAGAGGCACCGACGCAGGCGGCCGTACTGGGCGCAGGCATTATGGGCGGCGGCATTGCGTATCAGTCAGCCTCGAAAGGTGTGCCTGTGATCATGAAAGACATCAATGAGAAATCATTGACTCTTGGCATGAATGAGGCCGGTAAATTACTCAATAAACAACTTGAGCGCGGCAAGCTCGACGGTCTGAAACTGGCAGGAATTATTTCCACTATCCAGCCGACCTTACATTATGCCGATTTTGACCGGGCCGACATTATTGTTGAAGCCGTGGTCGAAAACCCGAAAGTGAAAAAGGCCGTATTGGCAGAAACGGAGGATAAGGTGCGTGAAGATGCCGTGCTCGCGTCCAATACCTCCACCATTCCGATTAGCGAACTGGCAAGCGTTCTGAAACGCCCGGAGAATTTCTGTGGTATGCACTTCTTTAATCCGGTTCACCGGATGCCGCTGGTTGAAGTGATCCGTGGAGAGAAAACGTCTGACGAAACTCTCGCCAAAGTTGTCGCCTGGGCCAGCAAAATGGGCAAAACGCCGATTGTGGTCAACGACTGCCCCGGCTTCTTTGTTAACCGCGTCCTGTTTCCCTACTTTGCCGGATTCAGCCAGCTGCTGCGCGATGGCGCAGACTTCCGTAACGTCGATAAGGTCATGGAAAAACAGTTTGGCTGGCCAATGGGTCCTGCGTATCTACTGGACGTCGTCGGTATCGATACCGCGCACCATGCGCAGGCGGTAATGGCCGCCGGTTTTCCGCAGCGAATGCAGAAAGATTACCGCGATGCTATCGATGCGTTGTTTGATGCCGGGCGCTACGGGCAAAAAAATGGCCTCGGCTTCTGGCGCTATAAAGAAGACAGTAAAGGTAAGCCGAAGAAAGAACAGGATGAGGCGGTGGCCGGCCTGTTGGCCGACGTCAGCGAAACTAAACACGATTTCAGTGACGATGAGATTATCGCGCGGATGATGATCCCGATGGTCAACGAAGTGGTGCGTTGTCTGGAGGAAGGCATTATTGCCAGCCCGGCAGAAGCGGATATGGCGCTGGTTTACGGCCTCGGTTTCCCACCGTTTCACGGCGGCGCATTCCGCTGGCTGGACACTATTGGCAGCGCTAAATATCTCGATATGGCCCAGCAATATCAGCACCTTGGTCCACTTTATGCTGTGCCGGAAGGTCTGAAGCAGAAAGCGCGCCACAACGAACCGTACTATCCCCAGGTTGAGCCTGCCCGTCCGGTTGGCGAGCTGAAAACGGCTTAA